A region of uncultured Anaeromusa sp. DNA encodes the following proteins:
- a CDS encoding HDOD domain-containing protein produces the protein MKASILFVDDEKPILRSLRRVFQETSYELFFVESSDAALRFLQLQRVDMVVSDMRMPGMDGHQLLRRVKELYPQTMRLILSGFAEKNQVFTSLLDGSAQMYLLKPWNNEELLSLVDKVLRLQNTLRDRKLLEQIEFLGQLPALPETYEKLCRFIEEEADVKEMATLVESDPVIAGKLLQVANAAFYGAKIGSVQQAISYLGLNVLRDLVLASGLFAAPSVGLAERKVLDLFWSHSVQVNRFVHRLYQTVYKKNILEEFASVGLLHDLGVVALLKGFGETFLPWPWYKEQLLDGGLNALLTAEREKFGVAHNELGGYLLHWWQLPYALVEAALYHHEPLAEHVVHKELLCLVHIANSCSWNQLLKKESYCVDESIWRFVGLQPDVVTKILSEPGTK, from the coding sequence TTGAAAGCATCCATTCTCTTTGTTGATGATGAAAAGCCGATTTTGCGTTCGTTGCGGAGGGTTTTTCAGGAAACGTCTTATGAATTGTTTTTTGTCGAAAGCAGCGATGCGGCCCTGCGATTTCTGCAACTACAGCGGGTGGATATGGTAGTCAGCGATATGCGTATGCCGGGAATGGACGGACATCAATTGTTGCGGCGCGTAAAAGAACTCTATCCGCAGACCATGCGCTTGATTCTTAGCGGCTTTGCGGAGAAAAATCAGGTGTTTACGTCGCTGCTAGATGGATCAGCGCAAATGTATCTACTTAAACCTTGGAATAATGAAGAGTTATTGAGCTTGGTGGATAAGGTGTTGCGGCTGCAAAACACCTTGCGGGATCGAAAACTGCTGGAACAGATTGAATTTTTGGGACAACTGCCTGCGTTGCCGGAAACGTATGAAAAGCTCTGTCGCTTCATAGAGGAAGAAGCGGACGTAAAAGAGATGGCGACGTTAGTAGAGTCAGACCCAGTTATTGCTGGTAAATTGTTGCAAGTGGCTAACGCTGCGTTCTATGGGGCCAAAATTGGCTCGGTACAGCAGGCTATTTCCTATTTGGGTCTGAATGTCTTGCGGGACCTGGTCTTGGCAAGTGGTCTTTTTGCCGCGCCGTCGGTAGGTCTGGCGGAACGGAAGGTGTTGGATTTGTTTTGGAGCCATTCCGTACAGGTGAATCGTTTTGTACATCGTTTATACCAAACGGTGTATAAAAAAAATATTTTGGAAGAATTTGCTTCCGTCGGGTTGCTGCATGACTTAGGTGTAGTAGCTTTGCTAAAAGGATTTGGCGAAACTTTTTTACCTTGGCCGTGGTATAAGGAACAACTGCTAGATGGTGGGTTAAACGCGTTGCTGACGGCGGAACGGGAAAAATTTGGCGTTGCGCACAATGAGCTGGGCGGGTATTTGTTGCATTGGTGGCAGCTTCCCTATGCGCTGGTGGAAGCGGCACTCTATCATCATGAGCCGTTGGCCGAGCATGTTGTGCACAAAGAGCTTTTGTGTCTGGTTCATATTGCCAACAGTTGTTCTTGGAACCAGTTGCTGAAAAAAGAAAGTTACTGCGTGGATGAATCAATTTGGCGTTTTGTCGGGCTGCAGCCGGACGTGGTAACTAAAATACTGTCGGAACCAGGAACAAAATGA
- a CDS encoding response regulator: MNEQNQPWNILVVDDDRFSRAILINALEKDGYVCREAKDGVEAVEMYQEQPPDLILMDVEMPRMGGVEACKRIREMEDSYHVMILFITAHDESSDTIEKAFAAGGDDYLLKPVNLVVMRQRLGRMLEHSALMRRILFQNDMLLQMRQISFDFLQERDVQATLGRVLQQSLRLTASALGAVYLLNEKENCMHLAVQEGISLEPIAACIAKGRHMVGRAWEKAEPFFVNEYSTWEDRLQGSAWSDLCHMAALPLTRGGIVFGVMVLGRLREQGEFTEARKSVLTQLADLLALVVDNTRIMEALEEEVKRREYAQREVEETNGELSAALTTLQQAQSKLVQQEKLAGVGQLAAGVAHEINNPLGFVSSNFSMLQRYVERLCGLIEEYQNALEQLEVEAAAQEIVAEVRGKEKNAKLELMLEDLPELFEETKDGLERIGKIVKALRTFSRVDSIEQFGEYDLNSGLDTTLIVARNEIKYVAKIEKKLEPLPMIQAIGSQINQVLLNILVNAAQAIQSEGKEGQGVIRIQTSQEDGWVRCSIYNDGPPIPEAIRHRLFEPFFTTKPIGKGTGLGLSISYEIIAQKHRGELFFNSDENGTEFVLRLPIQQIGDAGEVIL, translated from the coding sequence ATGAACGAGCAAAATCAGCCATGGAATATTTTGGTGGTTGACGACGATCGGTTTTCCCGGGCCATACTGATCAATGCGTTAGAGAAAGACGGCTATGTTTGCCGGGAAGCAAAAGACGGTGTGGAAGCGGTTGAAATGTATCAAGAGCAGCCACCGGATTTGATTCTGATGGATGTAGAGATGCCTCGCATGGGCGGGGTAGAGGCCTGTAAGCGTATTCGAGAGATGGAAGACTCGTATCATGTCATGATTTTGTTTATTACGGCTCATGATGAATCGAGCGACACGATCGAGAAGGCCTTTGCCGCCGGCGGTGACGATTATCTCCTTAAACCGGTAAATTTAGTCGTGATGCGCCAGCGCTTGGGCCGTATGCTGGAACATTCCGCCTTGATGCGGCGCATTCTATTTCAAAACGACATGCTGCTGCAAATGCGCCAGATTAGCTTTGATTTTCTGCAGGAGCGCGATGTCCAGGCGACCTTGGGGCGTGTGTTGCAGCAATCGTTGCGGCTGACGGCATCGGCGCTAGGAGCGGTGTATTTATTGAATGAAAAAGAAAACTGCATGCATTTAGCGGTGCAGGAAGGGATTTCCTTGGAGCCGATTGCTGCCTGTATTGCCAAAGGGCGGCATATGGTGGGGCGCGCCTGGGAAAAGGCGGAACCTTTTTTTGTTAATGAATATTCGACCTGGGAAGATCGCTTGCAGGGATCTGCTTGGAGTGACTTGTGCCACATGGCGGCGCTGCCGCTGACGCGGGGCGGCATTGTCTTTGGCGTAATGGTGTTGGGGCGGCTCCGAGAGCAAGGCGAATTTACGGAAGCGCGTAAAAGCGTTCTGACGCAATTGGCGGACTTGCTGGCGTTGGTAGTAGATAATACTCGCATTATGGAAGCATTGGAAGAAGAAGTGAAACGCAGAGAGTACGCACAACGGGAAGTCGAGGAAACGAACGGAGAACTTTCTGCGGCGTTGACCACACTGCAGCAGGCGCAAAGCAAACTGGTGCAGCAGGAGAAATTGGCCGGCGTAGGTCAATTAGCGGCTGGTGTGGCACATGAGATAAACAATCCGCTTGGTTTTGTGAGCAGTAATTTTTCGATGCTGCAGCGATATGTGGAACGTTTGTGCGGGTTGATTGAAGAATACCAAAATGCGTTAGAGCAGCTGGAAGTAGAAGCAGCTGCCCAAGAAATTGTTGCGGAAGTAAGAGGGAAAGAGAAAAACGCTAAATTAGAACTGATGTTGGAAGATTTGCCGGAACTGTTTGAAGAAACAAAGGACGGTCTTGAACGCATTGGAAAAATCGTCAAAGCGTTGCGTACCTTCTCGCGTGTTGATTCCATTGAGCAATTTGGCGAGTATGATCTGAACAGCGGTTTGGATACCACGTTGATTGTGGCGCGTAACGAGATTAAGTATGTAGCTAAGATTGAAAAAAAGCTGGAACCGTTGCCAATGATTCAAGCGATCGGCAGTCAGATCAACCAAGTGTTATTGAATATTTTGGTCAATGCCGCCCAAGCGATACAGTCGGAAGGCAAGGAAGGGCAAGGTGTTATTCGTATTCAGACGTCTCAAGAAGACGGTTGGGTGCGATGCTCTATCTATAATGACGGACCGCCCATTCCTGAAGCAATACGGCATCGTTTGTTTGAACCGTTTTTTACGACGAAACCGATTGGCAAAGGTACGGGGTTGGGTTTAAGCATTTCTTATGAAATTATCGCGCAAAAACATCGGGGCGAGCTGTTTTTTAATAGCGATGAGAACGGTACGGAATTTGTGCTTCGTTTGCCAATCCAGCAAATCGGAGACGCCGGTGAAGTAATCCTATAA
- a CDS encoding sigma-70 family RNA polymerase sigma factor — protein MQSIEELVQEAQGENKDAFGELCRRFTGLVRSRAGQSFVRSIREDMEGVAWLAFAKAVKDYRSGSGHFEGYAAQCVTYAVWNAFQKECKCWRRQGASLDAEDSQETAASENVEDEVEKKLLKEKLRQALALLSVRQRQVVQGRLQGQTVQEMAKQLEVSHQAVSRLLARAMEKMRCTWVVKK, from the coding sequence ATGCAAAGCATAGAAGAATTGGTGCAAGAAGCTCAAGGAGAAAATAAAGACGCTTTCGGCGAGCTGTGCCGCCGTTTTACAGGCTTGGTGCGTTCGCGGGCGGGACAAAGTTTTGTGCGCAGTATTCGCGAAGATATGGAAGGCGTGGCTTGGTTAGCGTTTGCGAAAGCCGTCAAGGACTACCGTTCAGGCAGTGGGCATTTTGAAGGCTATGCGGCGCAGTGCGTGACATATGCTGTCTGGAACGCTTTTCAGAAAGAATGCAAATGTTGGCGGCGGCAGGGGGCTAGCTTAGACGCAGAAGACTCCCAGGAAACGGCTGCGTCGGAAAACGTGGAAGACGAAGTGGAAAAAAAGCTGCTGAAAGAAAAACTGCGGCAGGCATTGGCGTTGCTATCCGTAAGGCAGCGCCAAGTAGTACAGGGGCGGTTGCAGGGACAGACGGTGCAGGAAATGGCGAAACAGTTGGAAGTCAGTCATCAAGCGGTATCTCGTCTTTTGGCTAGAGCCATGGAAAAGATGCGCTGCACTTGGGTGGTAAAAAAATAA
- a CDS encoding DUF1659 domain-containing protein produces the protein MAVSKAVESSKMVLRVQTGLDAAGKAVYKNVSLSGLNPAAADADVYDAATALGGLQKDTVASVLRVDQGHLTNA, from the coding sequence ATGGCAGTAAGCAAAGCAGTGGAATCTAGCAAAATGGTGCTGCGGGTGCAAACCGGTCTTGATGCCGCCGGCAAGGCAGTATACAAGAATGTATCCTTGAGCGGTTTGAATCCTGCCGCCGCCGATGCCGACGTCTACGACGCCGCAACAGCGCTGGGCGGACTTCAGAAAGACACCGTGGCTTCGGTGCTGCGCGTGGACCAGGGACACCTGACTAACGCGTAA
- a CDS encoding DUF2922 domain-containing protein codes for MTKRLEMIFRDEAGKEATLSLANPKDDLTKAGVMAVMQTVATKRLFQNKNGALVTPVSCQVHTQDTQALA; via the coding sequence ATGACGAAACGTCTAGAAATGATCTTTCGGGATGAAGCCGGTAAAGAAGCAACTCTTTCTTTGGCCAACCCCAAAGACGATCTGACCAAGGCTGGCGTAATGGCGGTCATGCAGACCGTTGCCACCAAGCGCTTGTTCCAAAACAAGAACGGCGCTTTGGTGACGCCGGTGTCCTGCCAGGTTCATACGCAGGACACGCAGGCTTTAGCCTAA
- a CDS encoding YvrJ family protein: MEALLAAMSAYGFPMVVAAYLLVRVETRLDRLSECIQDLARAIGAKNGV; this comes from the coding sequence ATGGAAGCGTTGTTGGCGGCCATGTCGGCCTATGGTTTTCCTATGGTAGTCGCCGCCTATTTGTTGGTGCGGGTAGAAACGCGCCTAGATCGGCTCAGCGAATGCATTCAGGATCTCGCCCGGGCGATTGGCGCAAAAAACGGCGTATAA
- a CDS encoding autotransporter outer membrane beta-barrel domain-containing protein, with protein sequence MKKNNRQKTLSAVVAALNALNSTAPVALPLVIEANRHNLPERSTFDFLTLRDQRGGQILNSLLFTTAWAGTTTDVSAGQDSSGVTLDNGDTQNVKGGTATHVTISSGGTQNVSNGGNADNATIGGVQNVSGGDALYATISSGGMQNVSSGGNAFQASISSGGTQNIMGGLANQVTIGNGGVQNVSDGNVNYATVANGGVQNVSGGSASYSHINNGGVQNVYIGGTAGNATIGGVQNVSGGNATNATISSGGMQNVSSGGNATNATISSGGMQNVSSGGDALYATISSGGMQNVSGGDASNATIKNGGMQNIVSGATASCSQVQSGGILQISSGGSALSATLADGYVLRANTSATLTTAAPTSLSPFISGGTAAFIDLNNGSVLDVLNGGYAHNIDIKSGGVQNVYSGGTTYSLFVSSGGVQNVSGGRGQATLIFSGGVQNVSGGTANYADIRSGGVQNVSGGSAIGASIYIGGTQNVSGGDASNAEINNGGVQNVYGGNVSGATISIGGTQSVSSGGSAAGAIVQSGGLQSVSSGGVTSQTIVQSGGTQSVNSGGSAARTTIQSGGSQTVASGGIVTNAQVDSGGMQTIANGGIVDGVVVNSGGTQTISRGGLLQLESSTPIAGTVIVQGGTVALNGDSGNYSISTLAADQGIIQLAHGVTAGRNLTLGSLTGSASFLINTNLAAGNSDKIIIQNGTSQNTVKVNYDPGFARGKTINGSAVFASVPNSHTSFTAQDTEFGAYHYTPSLAVSADGKTWSITSLSVTGASQTVKNAAGIAAGSLNLWQRETNSLSKRLGDLRNHAEAAGEWARVYRGSQTLAGVSQQYTAFQWGWDKRQTTQGGVWFTGWTAGYMGADLSMSRGSGSSSSVTVGAYKTWLGDKGHYLDLIAKTGHLRNSYDSYLNDAANTKVNGSYNQWGSSLSAEYGYRKQLNKDHWYLEPQAEIAAGRVTDADYAASDNTQVHNAAVTTLTGRLGFALGRNSQGRSFYVKASVVREFCATPSVTTSSNGLTPITTEQNLKRNWMEYAVGWTTSIGKLSSAYLELNKTTGDSKGSSWLANLGFRTKF encoded by the coding sequence ATGAAGAAAAATAACCGTCAAAAAACCTTGTCCGCAGTCGTTGCGGCGCTGAATGCGCTCAACAGCACCGCCCCAGTGGCGCTGCCTTTGGTCATAGAAGCAAACCGCCACAACCTTCCTGAACGAAGCACCTTCGATTTCCTGACTCTTCGCGATCAGCGCGGCGGCCAGATTCTAAACTCCCTGCTCTTTACGACTGCCTGGGCCGGGACGACTACCGACGTAAGTGCCGGCCAAGATTCAAGCGGCGTTACCCTTGATAACGGCGACACGCAGAATGTAAAGGGCGGCACTGCCACCCACGTAACGATCAGTAGTGGCGGCACGCAGAACGTCAGCAACGGCGGCAACGCAGATAATGCAACCATTGGCGGCGTGCAGAACGTCAGCGGCGGCGACGCCCTCTATGCAACCATCTCCAGCGGCGGCATGCAAAACGTTTCCAGCGGCGGCAACGCGTTCCAGGCCTCCATTTCCAGCGGCGGCACACAAAACATAATGGGGGGGCTTGCAAATCAGGTAACCATAGGCAACGGCGGCGTACAAAACGTCAGCGACGGCAACGTAAACTATGCAACCGTAGCCAACGGCGGCGTACAAAACGTCAGCGGCGGTAGCGCATCCTATTCACATATCAACAACGGCGGCGTACAGAATGTATATATTGGCGGCACCGCAGGTAATGCAACCATTGGCGGCGTGCAGAACGTCAGCGGCGGCAACGCAACCAATGCAACCATCTCCAGCGGCGGCATGCAAAACGTTTCCAGCGGCGGCAACGCAACCAATGCAACCATCTCCAGCGGCGGCATGCAAAACGTTTCCAGCGGCGGCGACGCCCTCTATGCAACCATCTCCAGCGGCGGCATGCAAAACGTCAGCGGTGGCGACGCAAGCAATGCAACCATCAAAAATGGCGGCATGCAGAATATCGTCAGCGGCGCTACCGCAAGCTGCTCGCAAGTGCAATCCGGCGGCATTCTCCAAATCAGTTCAGGCGGAAGCGCCCTCAGTGCGACTTTGGCGGATGGCTATGTGCTGCGAGCAAACACCAGCGCCACCTTGACTACAGCAGCGCCTACTTCTCTTAGCCCTTTTATTTCCGGCGGAACCGCCGCCTTCATAGACCTAAACAACGGCAGCGTTTTAGACGTTCTAAACGGAGGCTATGCACATAATATAGACATTAAAAGCGGCGGCGTTCAAAATGTCTATAGCGGCGGCACTACTTACTCACTCTTTGTCTCCAGCGGCGGCGTGCAAAACGTCAGCGGCGGAAGAGGACAAGCCACGCTAATCTTTAGCGGCGGCGTACAAAACGTCAGCGGTGGTACCGCAAACTATGCAGACATTCGAAGCGGTGGCGTGCAAAACGTCAGTGGCGGCTCGGCAATAGGAGCCTCCATCTATATCGGCGGCACACAGAATGTCAGCGGCGGCGACGCCTCTAATGCAGAAATCAATAACGGCGGCGTGCAAAATGTCTACGGCGGCAATGTAAGCGGCGCGACGATTTCCATCGGCGGCACCCAAAGCGTCAGCTCCGGCGGCTCCGCCGCAGGAGCCATCGTGCAAAGCGGCGGCCTTCAAAGCGTTTCTAGCGGCGGCGTTACCAGCCAGACTATCGTGCAGTCCGGTGGCACACAAAGCGTGAATTCCGGCGGCTCCGCCGCCAGGACCACTATCCAAAGCGGCGGAAGCCAAACCGTAGCTAGCGGTGGCATAGTCACTAACGCGCAGGTGGACAGTGGCGGTATGCAAACGATAGCTAACGGAGGCATTGTTGACGGCGTTGTTGTCAACAGCGGAGGCACGCAAACGATTAGTCGCGGCGGACTGCTACAGCTAGAATCATCTACCCCGATCGCTGGTACCGTCATCGTTCAGGGCGGAACAGTAGCCCTCAACGGCGACAGCGGCAACTATTCCATCTCGACTTTGGCTGCTGACCAGGGAATCATCCAGCTGGCGCACGGCGTCACTGCCGGACGAAACTTAACCCTGGGCTCCTTAACCGGTTCGGCTTCGTTTCTCATCAATACCAATCTGGCAGCCGGAAACTCCGACAAAATCATCATTCAAAACGGTACGTCCCAAAACACAGTAAAAGTCAACTATGATCCCGGTTTTGCCAGAGGCAAGACCATCAACGGCAGTGCCGTCTTCGCCTCCGTCCCCAACAGCCATACCTCCTTTACCGCTCAAGATACTGAATTCGGCGCGTATCACTACACCCCATCTCTCGCAGTCAGCGCAGACGGAAAAACTTGGAGCATTACCAGTCTTAGCGTCACCGGAGCCAGCCAAACCGTAAAAAACGCCGCCGGCATAGCCGCCGGCAGCCTGAATCTCTGGCAACGGGAAACCAACAGCCTAAGCAAACGTTTAGGCGATCTGCGCAACCACGCAGAAGCCGCTGGCGAATGGGCCCGCGTATATCGAGGCAGCCAAACGCTGGCAGGAGTCAGCCAGCAATACACCGCGTTTCAATGGGGCTGGGACAAGCGCCAGACAACCCAAGGAGGAGTTTGGTTCACCGGCTGGACCGCCGGATATATGGGCGCCGACCTTTCTATGTCCCGAGGCAGCGGCTCCTCCTCCAGCGTGACGGTAGGTGCTTACAAAACCTGGCTAGGAGACAAAGGTCATTATCTGGACCTCATTGCCAAAACCGGCCATCTGCGCAACTCCTACGACAGCTATCTCAATGACGCCGCCAATACAAAGGTTAACGGGAGCTATAATCAGTGGGGCAGCAGCCTGTCCGCCGAATACGGTTACCGGAAACAACTTAACAAAGACCATTGGTACCTGGAACCGCAAGCGGAAATTGCCGCAGGGCGCGTCACCGACGCGGACTATGCCGCCAGCGACAACACCCAAGTCCATAACGCCGCCGTCACCACCCTGACCGGGCGTCTTGGTTTTGCATTGGGTCGAAATTCGCAAGGCCGCTCCTTCTATGTCAAAGCCTCTGTTGTGCGCGAGTTTTGCGCCACTCCTTCCGTCACCACTTCCAGCAATGGCCTGACGCCTATCACTACTGAGCAAAACCTGAAACGAAACTGGATGGAATACGCCGTAGGCTGGACTACTAGTATCGGCAAATTATCTAGTGCCTATTTGGAATTGAATAAAACCACCGGTGATTCCAAAGGCAGTTCCTGGCTAGCCAATCTGGGATTTCGGACGAAGTTCTAA
- a CDS encoding autotransporter strand-loop-strand O-heptosyltransferase produces MTFDCGPLSCKTDIPGLEFDFNYGIRVNIPAGDWRVKFIDRDQCLTLYDAKASATQVTSTKKYYVNFRLEIYKDEKLVLAHDMNLARKNVLIKFPTGILGDVISWFPYAQAFKHAHDCEVYCAIDPQMKELFQPSYPELHFIGPEERPDNTYATYYMGIFFPCSDRVHQPLDFRITGLQRTIPYLLGLKADEIRPVILPTNQERSIAEPYVCIAAQSTTQAKYWNNPSGWLKTIKHLKSLGYRVLCIDQKDCHGSGSRWNTIPYGAEDFTGNQPLTERVNLLYHADFFIGLSSGLSWLAWAVGKPVVLISGFTLPFNEFYTPYRLINYHVCNGCWNDAAIEFVHSDFAWCPRHKDTDQQYECSRFITPESVNNAIDRLLKDHGLHPSRKSVDKS; encoded by the coding sequence ATGACCTTTGACTGCGGCCCCTTGAGCTGCAAAACCGATATTCCCGGACTGGAGTTTGACTTTAACTACGGCATTCGCGTAAACATCCCCGCCGGCGACTGGCGGGTAAAGTTTATCGACCGCGATCAATGCCTAACCCTGTATGACGCCAAAGCGTCCGCCACCCAGGTGACAAGCACCAAGAAATACTATGTCAATTTTCGTCTGGAAATTTATAAAGACGAAAAACTGGTGCTTGCCCACGACATGAACCTGGCCCGCAAAAACGTCTTGATTAAATTTCCCACCGGCATCTTGGGAGACGTTATTTCCTGGTTTCCCTACGCCCAGGCCTTCAAGCACGCCCATGACTGCGAAGTATACTGCGCCATAGATCCCCAAATGAAAGAACTCTTCCAGCCATCCTATCCGGAGCTGCATTTTATCGGCCCGGAGGAGCGGCCGGACAATACATACGCCACCTACTATATGGGTATTTTCTTTCCTTGCAGCGATCGGGTTCACCAACCGCTTGATTTTCGCATTACAGGCCTGCAAAGAACCATCCCCTATCTGTTGGGCTTAAAAGCGGACGAAATCCGACCCGTTATTCTGCCAACCAACCAGGAGCGAAGCATCGCAGAGCCCTATGTCTGCATCGCCGCCCAGTCAACCACGCAAGCCAAATACTGGAACAACCCCAGTGGCTGGCTAAAGACCATCAAGCATTTAAAATCCCTGGGTTACCGGGTTTTGTGCATTGACCAAAAAGACTGCCACGGCTCCGGCAGCCGCTGGAATACCATCCCGTACGGCGCAGAAGACTTCACAGGCAACCAGCCGTTAACAGAACGAGTCAACCTGCTGTACCATGCCGATTTCTTCATCGGCCTGTCCAGCGGCCTTTCCTGGCTGGCCTGGGCCGTAGGAAAGCCGGTTGTCCTAATCAGCGGCTTTACGCTGCCCTTCAATGAGTTCTACACCCCGTACCGCTTGATTAACTACCATGTCTGCAACGGCTGTTGGAATGACGCCGCCATCGAGTTTGTTCATTCCGACTTCGCCTGGTGCCCCCGGCACAAGGATACGGACCAACAGTACGAATGCAGCCGCTTTATTACCCCCGAAAGCGTAAACAACGCCATTGACCGCCTGCTGAAGGATCATGGCTTGCATCCGTCAAGAAAGAGCGTGGATAAATCATGA
- a CDS encoding helix-turn-helix domain-containing protein, translated as MYTKPVSFADTAPAAATVRHIDECPLHCHEDVLEIILVLQGTVQVKISFEYFTLHAGDYVIVNKEDSHKIWSLNEEDNMVAVFHIPLPPFRTAFPHLDYVLFACESFDLANYKGQTAKLRRLLLTLLESLLQDDDSTVKQAAKITGQLMQVLVEEYSLERYYNRSQDIDADKRETYYAIIRHIYENYQDKNLLQDISRRKFYSESYISHLFREVSAASFQDMLGYIRVFRSERLLLETNQTLALIAKECGFSDSKYFNRTFQKWFRQKPSAYRKTYQPEIARDIRAVTADNAKVKEKIHYWENQENRTSEYRLSITPITLKNIGSKRDLIYTPDPTDLAAPPSAASRDKDGGIYALLRVGGSDNPEEARKKLEQTLRLLQQQTDGDLEYWFVK; from the coding sequence ATGTATACGAAACCCGTTTCTTTTGCTGATACAGCGCCGGCTGCGGCAACGGTCCGTCATATCGACGAATGCCCGCTGCACTGCCACGAGGATGTCCTTGAAATTATCCTTGTGCTTCAAGGCACGGTACAAGTAAAAATAAGCTTTGAATATTTTACCCTCCATGCAGGCGATTACGTGATTGTGAACAAAGAAGACTCTCATAAAATTTGGAGCCTAAACGAGGAAGACAATATGGTCGCCGTCTTCCATATCCCTCTCCCGCCCTTCCGCACCGCCTTTCCTCACCTGGATTACGTTCTTTTCGCCTGCGAATCTTTCGATCTTGCCAACTATAAAGGCCAGACCGCCAAGCTTCGTCGCTTACTGCTCACCCTTTTAGAAAGCCTGCTGCAAGACGACGACTCGACCGTGAAGCAGGCGGCCAAGATAACCGGCCAGCTTATGCAGGTACTAGTAGAGGAATACTCCCTGGAGCGGTACTACAATCGCAGCCAGGACATTGACGCCGACAAGAGGGAAACCTATTACGCCATAATACGTCATATTTATGAAAACTATCAGGATAAAAACCTTCTGCAGGACATCTCCCGCCGTAAGTTTTACTCCGAATCCTACATCTCCCATTTATTCCGAGAAGTCAGCGCCGCTAGCTTTCAGGATATGCTGGGCTATATTCGAGTGTTTCGATCGGAGCGTCTGCTGCTGGAAACAAACCAAACGCTCGCTTTAATCGCCAAGGAATGCGGCTTCTCTGACAGCAAATACTTCAACCGGACGTTCCAAAAGTGGTTTCGGCAAAAGCCTTCTGCGTACCGCAAAACCTACCAGCCGGAAATCGCCAGAGACATCCGGGCCGTCACAGCCGACAACGCCAAGGTGAAGGAAAAAATCCACTATTGGGAAAATCAAGAAAACCGCACAAGTGAATATCGGCTCAGCATCACACCGATTACGCTGAAAAACATCGGCTCCAAACGAGATTTGATTTATACCCCTGACCCAACAGACCTCGCCGCTCCCCCCAGCGCGGCAAGCCGCGACAAAGACGGCGGCATCTATGCGTTGCTCCGCGTGGGAGGCAGCGATAACCCGGAGGAGGCGCGAAAAAAGCTGGAACAAACACTCCGTCTTTTACAACAGCAAACCGATGGCGACCTGGAATACTGGTTTGTCAAATAA